From the genome of Halomonas sp. MCCC 1A13316, one region includes:
- the pabB gene encoding aminodeoxychorismate synthase component I, whose protein sequence is MTERLQISSLPYRDDPLDYFSSLRHRPGAVLLDSGKPAAPGGRYDIISSDPVSVLTVDGQGIVRVDSQVRVSRNPFAIQQALLDGLSLEVPDSDLPFLGGLIGYWGYDLGRSLEPIGESSSEVVSLPASRIGLYDWALIQDHQQRESWLVATSVRRNQVLDRLRQPTPPAAEFQLQSPFKGELDRDGYAERFAAVQNYIRAGDCYQINLAQRFSARYRGDLWSAYLHLRQATPTPFAGYQAWHTSQGEQAILSLSPERFLHCRADGHVEARPIKGTRPRGSTTEEDARLASELTASLKDRAENVMIVDLLRNDLGRVCRPGSVRVPQLCGLESYANVHHLVSIVCGDLAAGRRPLDLLSAAFPGGSITGAPKVRAMQIIDELEPSRRSVYCGSLGYVDLRGNMDTSIAIRTAVADAGRIHLWGGGGLVADSNVDAEYTETLDKIRHLMEALSNTKHDME, encoded by the coding sequence ATGACTGAAAGACTTCAAATCAGCTCGCTCCCCTATCGGGATGATCCGCTCGACTATTTTTCGTCCTTGCGCCATCGCCCGGGGGCTGTCCTGCTCGATAGTGGCAAGCCTGCCGCACCGGGCGGTCGCTACGACATCATCAGCAGCGACCCTGTGTCGGTGCTGACGGTAGACGGGCAAGGCATCGTCCGGGTAGACAGCCAAGTACGCGTCAGCCGCAACCCGTTCGCGATTCAGCAGGCTCTGTTGGACGGGCTGTCACTCGAAGTTCCGGATAGCGATCTGCCCTTCCTGGGTGGCCTGATTGGTTATTGGGGCTATGATCTCGGCCGATCTCTCGAACCGATAGGAGAGTCGTCGAGCGAGGTCGTCTCCCTGCCCGCCAGCCGTATCGGACTGTACGACTGGGCGCTGATTCAGGATCATCAGCAACGAGAAAGCTGGCTGGTGGCAACTTCCGTCAGACGCAACCAGGTGCTGGATCGGCTACGACAGCCCACACCTCCAGCCGCCGAGTTTCAGCTTCAGTCCCCTTTCAAAGGTGAGCTGGATCGCGACGGCTACGCCGAGCGATTCGCTGCTGTCCAGAACTATATCCGTGCCGGCGACTGCTACCAGATCAACCTGGCGCAGCGTTTCAGTGCTCGATACCGCGGCGATCTGTGGTCGGCCTACCTGCATTTGCGCCAGGCCACACCGACACCGTTCGCCGGCTACCAGGCCTGGCACACGAGCCAGGGGGAACAGGCCATCCTGTCGCTTTCGCCCGAACGTTTTCTGCACTGCAGGGCCGATGGGCATGTCGAGGCCCGACCGATCAAGGGCACCCGACCGCGCGGCAGCACTACCGAAGAAGACGCTCGCCTGGCAAGTGAGCTGACTGCCAGCCTCAAGGACCGTGCCGAAAACGTGATGATCGTGGACCTGCTGCGCAACGATCTGGGCCGCGTATGTCGTCCAGGCAGCGTTCGGGTGCCGCAGCTGTGCGGGCTGGAGAGTTATGCCAACGTCCATCATCTGGTCAGCATCGTGTGCGGCGACCTGGCAGCAGGACGTCGTCCTCTCGACCTGCTGTCCGCCGCGTTCCCCGGCGGCTCGATTACCGGTGCTCCCAAGGTCCGGGCCATGCAGATCATCGACGAACTGGAGCCCAGCCGACGCAGCGTCTACTGCGGCAGCCTGGGCTACGTCGACTTGCGTGGCAATATGGATACTTCTATCGCTATTCGTACCGCCGTTGCCGATGCCGGACGGATTCATCTCTGGGGCGGAGGAGGATTGGTGGCCGATTCCAACGTCGACGCGGAATACACCGAGACCCTGGACAAGATTCGTCATCTCATGGAGGCCCTGTCAAACACAAAGCACGACATGGAATAA
- a CDS encoding phosphoadenosine phosphosulfate reductase domain-containing protein, which yields MAELDAINQELGSSPDALIRWALEQGQRPIVTTNFRPFEAVILHMVTRQRPDIPVVWMDHGYNTDATYRYADELVKRLDLNLVIYLPQRTRAHREAVEGPMPSIDDPRHEAFTREVKLEPFERALREIAPDVWFTALRAEDTPERARMAHASKNASGLLKISPLLHWSARDMYQYLQRHDLPNEFDYFDPTKVEEKRECGLHLQH from the coding sequence ATGGCAGAACTCGACGCTATCAATCAGGAACTTGGCAGTAGTCCGGACGCATTGATCCGCTGGGCCCTGGAGCAGGGCCAGCGCCCTATCGTCACCACCAACTTTCGTCCCTTCGAGGCCGTCATACTGCATATGGTGACGCGTCAGCGACCGGACATTCCGGTGGTCTGGATGGATCACGGTTACAACACCGATGCGACGTATCGGTATGCCGATGAGCTGGTCAAGCGCCTCGACCTCAACCTGGTGATCTATTTGCCGCAGCGCACACGGGCTCATCGTGAAGCCGTGGAAGGGCCAATGCCGAGCATCGACGACCCACGTCATGAAGCCTTTACTCGTGAAGTGAAGCTCGAGCCGTTCGAACGTGCGCTGCGCGAGATCGCACCTGACGTCTGGTTCACGGCGCTGCGTGCCGAAGATACCCCCGAGCGTGCCCGCATGGCCCATGCCAGCAAGAACGCCAGTGGTCTACTCAAGATCTCGCCTCTGCTGCACTGGAGTGCCCGTGACATGTACCAGTACTTGCAGCGGCACGACCTGCCCAACGAATTCGATTACTTTGACCCCACCAAGGTGGAGGAGAAGAGAGAGTGCGGCCTGCACCTGCAGCACTGA
- a CDS encoding GntR family transcriptional regulator, whose protein sequence is MNSVAPEQSQPEVRTLAERVFHQLQDAIVRGELAPGSKITEPGLSKTYGISRGPLREAMRRLEAHRLIERVPHVGARVVKLSMKELLELFDVREALESMAARLAAENMTREEISGLREVLSVHERQADLKSGEAYYQREGDLDFHYRIVQGSHNRMLMTMLCDDLYYLVRLYRTQFSASGTRPQRAFVEHHRIVDAIEAGDAELAELLMRRHVSASRANVADRYAEILQEQAEATV, encoded by the coding sequence ATGAACTCAGTCGCTCCTGAACAATCCCAACCAGAAGTACGCACCCTGGCCGAGCGTGTCTTCCACCAACTGCAGGATGCCATCGTACGTGGCGAGCTGGCGCCGGGAAGCAAGATCACCGAGCCGGGCCTGTCCAAGACCTACGGCATTTCCCGTGGCCCGCTGCGCGAAGCGATGCGTCGCCTCGAGGCCCACCGCTTGATCGAGCGGGTTCCGCATGTCGGAGCCCGGGTGGTCAAGCTTTCGATGAAGGAGCTGCTGGAGCTATTCGACGTGCGCGAAGCGTTGGAGAGCATGGCTGCACGACTGGCTGCCGAGAACATGACCCGTGAGGAGATCTCAGGGTTGCGTGAGGTGCTTTCCGTGCACGAGCGCCAGGCGGACCTGAAGAGTGGCGAGGCCTACTACCAGCGCGAGGGCGACCTGGATTTCCACTATCGAATCGTCCAGGGCAGCCACAACCGCATGCTGATGACCATGCTGTGCGACGACCTTTATTACCTGGTACGGCTCTACCGCACCCAGTTCAGCGCCAGCGGTACCCGCCCCCAGCGTGCTTTCGTCGAGCACCATCGCATCGTTGATGCCATCGAAGCGGGCGACGCCGAGCTGGCCGAACTGCTGATGCGTCGCCACGTCAGCGCTTCGCGGGCCAATGTGGCCGACCGCTACGCCGAGATTCTCCAGGAGCAGGCCGAGGCCACAGTCTGA
- the prpF gene encoding 2-methylaconitate cis-trans isomerase PrpF: MAYVPQIRIPATYMRGGTSKGVFFRLDDLPEAARRPGPARDALLLRVIGSPDPYQKQIDGMGGATSSTSKTVILSRSDSPNHDVDYLFGQVSIDKPFVDWSGNCGNLSAAVGPFAISNGLVDPSRVPENGIATVHIWQANIGKTIVSKVPIVNGEVQETGDFELDGVTFPAAEVAVEFMDPADGDGAMFPTGNLVDMLEVPGIGTLEATMINAGIPTVFVNADAIGYTGTELQEAINGDTKALAMFESIRAHAAVRMGLIKEVAEAAERQHTPKVAFVAPPSDYVASSGKAIKASDIDLVVRALSMGKLHHAMMGTAAVAIATAAAVPGTLVSQAAGGGERNSVHFGHPSGTLQVGAEAASVGGQWTATKAVMSRSARVLMEGWVRIPGDAF, from the coding sequence ATGGCATACGTTCCCCAGATTCGAATTCCCGCCACCTACATGCGTGGTGGTACCAGCAAGGGCGTATTCTTCCGTCTGGACGACCTGCCCGAGGCGGCACGCCGGCCCGGCCCGGCACGTGACGCCTTGCTGTTGCGTGTCATTGGCAGTCCCGATCCCTACCAGAAGCAGATCGACGGCATGGGCGGCGCTACCTCGAGCACCAGCAAGACCGTCATTCTCTCAAGAAGCGATAGCCCCAATCACGATGTCGATTACCTGTTCGGCCAGGTCTCCATCGACAAGCCCTTCGTCGACTGGAGCGGCAACTGCGGCAACCTGTCAGCCGCCGTGGGTCCCTTCGCCATCAGCAACGGTCTGGTGGATCCCTCGCGCGTCCCTGAAAACGGCATCGCTACGGTGCATATCTGGCAGGCCAATATCGGCAAGACCATCGTTTCAAAGGTGCCGATCGTGAATGGTGAGGTGCAGGAGACCGGCGACTTCGAACTCGACGGCGTGACCTTCCCGGCCGCCGAGGTGGCGGTGGAGTTCATGGATCCTGCAGACGGGGATGGTGCCATGTTCCCCACCGGCAATCTGGTCGACATGCTGGAGGTGCCCGGTATCGGTACGCTCGAGGCGACCATGATCAATGCCGGTATCCCGACCGTCTTCGTCAATGCCGATGCCATCGGTTATACCGGCACCGAACTGCAGGAAGCGATCAATGGCGATACCAAGGCGCTGGCCATGTTCGAGTCCATACGTGCCCACGCGGCGGTGCGCATGGGGCTGATCAAGGAAGTCGCCGAGGCGGCAGAGCGGCAGCACACACCCAAGGTCGCCTTCGTCGCACCGCCATCAGATTATGTCGCCTCGAGCGGCAAGGCGATCAAGGCTTCGGACATCGACCTCGTGGTTCGCGCACTCTCCATGGGCAAGCTGCACCATGCCATGATGGGCACGGCGGCGGTTGCCATCGCCACGGCGGCGGCGGTGCCCGGGACCCTTGTCAGCCAGGCCGCGGGAGGTGGCGAGCGTAACTCGGTGCACTTCGGCCACCCATCCGGCACCCTGCAAGTAGGAGCCGAGGCGGCCAGCGTCGGCGGTCAATGGACGGCGACCAAGGCCGTGATGAGCCGCAGTGCCCGTGTTCTGATGGAGGGTTGGGTGCGTATTCCCGGTGACGCCTTCTAA
- the acnD gene encoding Fe/S-dependent 2-methylisocitrate dehydratase AcnD, producing the protein MNTQYRKPLPGTELDYFDVRAAVEEIQPGAYDSLPYTSRVLAEQLVRRCEPELLPMALNQLIERRRDLDFPWYPARVVCHDILGQTALVDLAGLRDAIAEKGGDPAKVNPVVPTQLIVDHSLAVECGGDDPQAFDKNRAIEDRRNEDRFHFIDWTRTAFKNVDVIPAGNGIMHQINLEKMSPVIQARDGVAYPDTCVGTDSHTPHIDCLGVIAIGVGGLEAETVMLGRPSMMRLPDIVGVKLTGKRQPGITATDIVLAITEFLRQERVVGAYLEFFGEGAESLTIGDRATISNMTPEYGATAAMFYIDEQTTDYLTITGREPEQVALVENYAKTVGLWADSLKQVEYERVLTFDLSTVERNMAGPSNPHRRLPTSALAERGIAANLEQALAEEKAGRMPDGAVIIAAITSCTNTSNPRNVVAAGLVAKKANELGLIRKPWVKSSFAPGSKVARLYLEEAGLLPELEKLGFGIVAYACTTCNGMSGALRPEIQQEIIDRDLYATAVLSGNRNFDGRIHPYAKQAFLASPPLVVAYAIAGTVRFDIEKDALGYDSDGNPVTLKQLWPSDEEIDAIVGKYVRPEQFKQVYIPMFNLDEVEEAKSPLYDWRPQSTYIRRPPYWEGNMARERGLKGMRPLAILPDNITTDHLSPSNAIMLDSAAGEYLAKMGLPEEDFNSYATHRGDHLTAQRATLANPKLFNEMVRGDNGDVIQGSLARIEPEGKVTRMWEAIETYMERGQPLIVIAGADYGQGSSRDWAAKGVALAGVEAIVAEGFERIHRTNLVGMGVMPLQFEEGTTRHTLKLDGTETYDVEGKPVPGATLELVIHRKTGEIDRVPVLCRLDTAEEVTVYSAGGVLQRFAQDFLESKTEATA; encoded by the coding sequence ATGAATACTCAATATCGCAAACCGCTTCCCGGTACCGAGCTGGACTACTTCGACGTGCGTGCGGCCGTCGAGGAGATCCAGCCCGGTGCCTACGACTCCCTGCCCTATACTTCCCGGGTACTGGCCGAGCAACTGGTGCGCCGCTGCGAGCCGGAATTGCTCCCTATGGCTCTCAATCAGCTTATCGAGCGCCGTCGCGACCTGGATTTTCCCTGGTATCCGGCGCGGGTGGTCTGCCATGACATCCTTGGCCAGACGGCGCTGGTCGATCTGGCCGGCTTGCGCGACGCCATCGCCGAGAAGGGCGGCGACCCGGCCAAGGTCAACCCGGTGGTGCCGACTCAGTTGATCGTCGACCATTCGCTGGCCGTCGAATGCGGCGGTGACGATCCCCAGGCGTTCGACAAGAACCGCGCCATCGAGGATCGCCGCAACGAGGATCGCTTCCACTTCATCGACTGGACGCGCACCGCGTTCAAGAACGTCGACGTGATCCCCGCCGGCAACGGCATCATGCACCAGATCAACCTGGAGAAGATGTCGCCGGTAATCCAAGCCCGCGACGGCGTGGCGTATCCGGATACCTGCGTGGGTACCGACAGCCACACCCCGCACATCGATTGCCTGGGCGTGATCGCCATTGGCGTCGGCGGCCTCGAGGCCGAAACCGTGATGCTCGGCCGGCCCTCGATGATGCGCCTGCCCGACATCGTCGGCGTCAAGCTGACCGGCAAGCGCCAGCCCGGCATCACCGCAACCGATATCGTTTTGGCCATCACCGAGTTCCTGCGCCAGGAGCGGGTGGTGGGGGCCTACCTGGAGTTCTTCGGTGAGGGCGCCGAGAGCCTGACCATTGGCGACCGTGCCACGATTTCCAACATGACGCCGGAGTACGGCGCCACCGCGGCAATGTTCTACATCGATGAGCAGACCACCGACTACCTGACCATCACCGGCCGCGAGCCGGAGCAGGTGGCGCTGGTGGAAAACTACGCCAAGACCGTGGGGCTGTGGGCCGATAGCCTTAAGCAGGTCGAGTATGAGCGGGTACTGACGTTCGATCTTTCCACCGTCGAGCGCAACATGGCCGGCCCCTCCAACCCGCACCGTCGCCTGCCCACCTCGGCGCTGGCCGAGCGCGGCATCGCCGCCAACCTGGAGCAGGCGCTGGCCGAGGAGAAGGCCGGTCGAATGCCCGACGGCGCGGTGATCATCGCCGCCATCACCAGCTGCACCAACACTTCCAATCCGCGCAACGTAGTGGCCGCTGGCCTGGTGGCGAAGAAGGCCAATGAACTCGGCCTGATTCGCAAGCCTTGGGTGAAATCTTCCTTCGCGCCAGGTTCAAAAGTTGCGCGGCTCTATCTGGAAGAGGCTGGGCTGCTGCCTGAGCTGGAGAAGCTCGGCTTTGGGATCGTCGCCTACGCCTGTACCACCTGTAACGGCATGTCCGGTGCACTTCGCCCTGAGATCCAGCAGGAGATCATCGACCGCGACCTCTATGCCACCGCGGTGCTCTCCGGCAATCGAAACTTCGACGGTCGCATCCACCCCTATGCCAAGCAGGCCTTCCTGGCCTCGCCGCCGCTGGTGGTGGCCTACGCCATCGCCGGTACCGTGCGCTTCGACATCGAGAAGGATGCGCTGGGCTACGACAGTGATGGCAACCCGGTCACCCTCAAGCAACTGTGGCCCTCGGACGAGGAGATCGATGCCATCGTCGGCAAGTACGTGAGGCCTGAACAGTTCAAGCAGGTCTACATCCCGATGTTCAATCTGGATGAGGTGGAGGAGGCCAAGAGCCCGCTCTACGACTGGCGCCCGCAGAGCACCTACATTCGTCGCCCGCCCTACTGGGAAGGCAACATGGCGCGTGAGAGGGGGCTGAAGGGCATGCGGCCGCTGGCGATCCTGCCGGACAACATCACCACCGATCACCTGTCGCCGTCGAACGCCATCATGCTGGACAGCGCGGCGGGGGAGTATCTGGCCAAAATGGGTCTGCCGGAGGAGGACTTCAACTCCTATGCGACTCACCGCGGCGATCACCTCACCGCCCAGCGCGCGACGTTGGCCAACCCCAAGTTGTTCAACGAGATGGTGCGCGGCGACAACGGCGACGTGATCCAGGGCTCGCTGGCGCGTATCGAGCCGGAAGGCAAGGTGACGCGCATGTGGGAGGCCATCGAGACCTACATGGAGCGCGGCCAGCCACTGATCGTTATTGCCGGCGCCGACTATGGTCAGGGTTCATCACGTGATTGGGCGGCCAAGGGCGTGGCGCTGGCAGGCGTAGAGGCCATTGTCGCCGAGGGCTTCGAACGTATCCACCGCACCAACCTGGTGGGCATGGGCGTGATGCCGCTGCAGTTCGAAGAAGGCACCACGCGCCACACACTGAAGCTCGATGGCACAGAAACCTACGACGTGGAGGGCAAGCCGGTCCCCGGGGCGACCCTCGAGCTGGTCATTCATCGCAAGACCGGTGAGATCGACCGCGTGCCGGTACTCTGCCGGCTGGATACCGCCGAGGAGGTCACGGTCTATTCGGCCGGCGGCGTGCTGCAGCGCTTCGCCCAGGATTTCCTCGAGTCCAAGACCGAGGCGACGGCCTGA
- the prpB gene encoding methylisocitrate lyase, giving the protein MTQLTPGARFRAALEANRPLPIVGTINAYTAMMAERVGHQAIYLSGGGVANASFGLPDLGMTTMNDVVQDAHRICGATDLPLLVDIDTGWGGAFNIARTVKEMQRAGVAAVHIEDQVAQKRCGHRPNKEIVTKPEMVDRIKAAADARIDPDFYLIARTDAFQKEGLDAAIDRANACVEAGADAIFAEAVHTLDDYRAFCHRVDAPILANITEFGATPLFSQQELVEVGCRMVLYPLSAFRAMNAAALKVYQSIHDNGHQRDVVELMQTRDELYDFLNYHAFEQKLDALFAEKGSDV; this is encoded by the coding sequence ATGACACAACTTACCCCAGGCGCTCGTTTTCGTGCCGCACTCGAGGCCAACCGGCCGCTGCCCATCGTCGGCACCATCAATGCCTATACCGCGATGATGGCCGAACGGGTCGGTCACCAGGCCATCTACCTTTCCGGTGGCGGCGTGGCCAATGCCTCGTTCGGCCTGCCTGACCTGGGCATGACCACCATGAACGACGTGGTCCAGGATGCCCATCGCATTTGTGGCGCCACCGATCTGCCGCTGCTGGTGGACATCGATACCGGCTGGGGCGGGGCCTTCAACATTGCCCGTACCGTCAAGGAGATGCAGCGTGCCGGGGTGGCCGCCGTGCACATCGAGGACCAGGTGGCGCAGAAGCGCTGTGGTCACCGCCCCAACAAGGAGATTGTCACCAAGCCAGAGATGGTCGATCGCATCAAGGCCGCCGCCGACGCCCGCATCGATCCTGACTTCTACTTGATCGCGCGTACCGACGCTTTCCAGAAGGAGGGGCTGGATGCCGCCATCGACCGAGCCAACGCCTGTGTCGAGGCCGGGGCCGATGCCATCTTTGCCGAGGCGGTGCACACCCTCGACGACTACCGGGCTTTCTGCCATCGCGTCGACGCGCCTATCCTGGCCAACATTACCGAGTTCGGCGCCACGCCGCTGTTCAGTCAGCAGGAGCTCGTCGAAGTGGGTTGCCGCATGGTCCTCTACCCGCTGTCGGCGTTCCGCGCCATGAATGCGGCCGCATTGAAGGTCTATCAGAGCATTCACGACAACGGGCATCAGCGCGATGTGGTCGAGCTGATGCAGACCCGTGACGAGCTCTATGACTTTCTCAACTACCACGCCTTCGAGCAGAAACTCGATGCGCTGTTTGCCGAAAAAGGCTCAGACGTCTGA
- the prpD gene encoding 2-methylcitrate dehydratase — translation MSATVERNVRPDYDPELQKIADYVLDYRIESEEALDTARNCLIDSLGCGLLALRFPECTKHLGPLVEGTVVPNGARVPGTSFRLDPVKAAWDIGCIIRWLDYNDTWLAAEWGHPSDNLGAILAVADHLSQKRIAQGQAPLTMRDVLEAMIKAHEIQGVLALDNSFNRVGLDHVVLVKVASTAVAAHMMGADREQLLSALSHAWVDGQSLRTYRHAPNAGSRKSWAAGDATSRGVRLADIALRDEMGIPGVLSAPQWGFYDVLFSKTNKDQKLKHESERRFTFQRELGSYVMENILFKIAFPAEFHAQTACEAAVRLHAQVEGRLEDIERIVITTHESAIRIISKEGDLANPADRDHCLQYMVAVPLIFGDLTAEHYEDDFHHQHPLIDTLRAKMEVIEEPRYTQDYLASDRRSIANAIQVFFRDGSSTECIEVEYPIGHRRRRDEGIPVLEEKFKRNLATRFPTGRSERIFALCKDSDRLEAMPVNRFVDQFVI, via the coding sequence ATGAGCGCCACCGTCGAACGCAACGTCCGCCCCGACTACGACCCCGAGCTACAGAAGATCGCCGATTACGTGCTCGACTACCGTATCGAGAGCGAGGAGGCGCTGGACACCGCACGCAACTGTCTCATTGACTCCCTGGGTTGCGGCCTGCTGGCGCTACGCTTTCCCGAATGTACCAAACATCTGGGACCTCTGGTCGAGGGGACCGTGGTGCCGAATGGTGCCCGAGTGCCGGGCACCTCCTTCCGTCTGGATCCGGTCAAGGCTGCCTGGGACATCGGCTGCATCATCCGCTGGCTCGACTACAATGACACCTGGCTTGCTGCCGAGTGGGGACATCCGTCCGACAACCTTGGCGCAATCCTCGCGGTGGCCGATCATCTTTCACAAAAACGGATCGCTCAGGGGCAGGCACCGCTCACCATGCGCGATGTGCTGGAAGCGATGATCAAGGCGCATGAGATCCAAGGTGTGCTGGCACTCGACAACTCTTTCAACCGGGTCGGACTCGATCACGTGGTGTTGGTGAAAGTCGCTTCCACCGCAGTGGCTGCGCACATGATGGGAGCGGATCGAGAGCAGTTGCTCTCGGCTTTGTCGCATGCCTGGGTGGACGGTCAGAGCCTGCGTACCTATCGCCATGCGCCCAATGCCGGTTCACGCAAGAGCTGGGCAGCGGGGGACGCCACGTCGCGTGGCGTGCGTCTGGCCGATATCGCCCTGCGCGACGAGATGGGTATACCCGGTGTGCTCAGCGCGCCGCAGTGGGGCTTCTACGATGTCCTTTTCTCCAAGACCAATAAGGATCAGAAGCTCAAGCACGAGAGTGAGAGGCGCTTTACCTTCCAGCGCGAGCTTGGCTCTTACGTCATGGAGAACATCCTGTTCAAGATCGCTTTCCCGGCAGAGTTTCATGCCCAGACCGCTTGCGAGGCAGCGGTTCGTCTGCACGCACAGGTCGAGGGCCGTCTGGAGGATATCGAGCGCATCGTCATCACCACGCATGAGTCGGCGATACGGATCATCTCCAAAGAGGGGGACCTGGCCAATCCTGCTGACCGCGACCATTGCCTGCAGTACATGGTGGCTGTGCCTTTGATCTTCGGTGATTTGACCGCCGAGCACTATGAGGACGATTTTCACCATCAGCATCCCCTCATCGATACCCTCAGGGCGAAGATGGAGGTCATTGAAGAGCCTCGCTACACTCAGGACTACCTCGCCTCGGACAGGCGTTCCATCGCCAACGCCATCCAGGTCTTCTTTCGGGACGGCAGCTCCACGGAGTGCATCGAAGTGGAATACCCCATTGGCCACCGGCGTCGGCGCGACGAAGGTATCCCGGTTCTCGAAGAGAAATTCAAGCGCAACTTGGCGACCCGTTTTCCGACTGGACGAAGCGAGAGGATATTTGCTCTATGCAAGGATTCCGATCGCCTCGAGGCAATGCCAGTGAACCGCTTCGTGGACCAATTCGTCATCTGA
- the prpC gene encoding bifunctional 2-methylcitrate synthase/citrate synthase, producing the protein MAEKTVSSTGLRGQSAGTTALCTVGKSGAGLTYRGFDIKELAEKARFEEVAYLLLKGKLPNRAELDAYITKLKGMRGLPAPLKAVLEQIPKNAHPMDVMRTGASMLGNLETEESFDEQQDVSDRLLAVLPSIICYWYRYSHDGVRIETETDDESVGAHFLHLLRGEAPSELHARVMNVSLILYAEHEFNASTFTARVCASTLSDMHSCVTGAIGSLRGPLHGGANEAAMDMIENWTSPEEAEREIMGMLERKEKIMGFGHAIYRESDPRNAIIKQWSQKLAEDVGDTVLYPVSERVEEVMWREKKLFCNADFFHASAYYFMDIPTKLFTPIFVCSRVTGWCAHVFEQRANNRIIRPSADYIGPEKSEWVPIEERD; encoded by the coding sequence ATGGCTGAGAAAACTGTCAGCAGTACAGGCCTGCGGGGCCAGAGCGCAGGAACCACGGCCCTGTGTACCGTGGGCAAGAGCGGCGCCGGCCTGACCTACCGCGGTTTCGATATCAAGGAGCTCGCCGAGAAGGCGCGTTTCGAGGAGGTCGCCTACCTTCTGCTCAAGGGTAAGCTACCCAATCGGGCCGAATTGGACGCTTACATCACCAAGCTCAAGGGAATGCGGGGCCTGCCGGCACCGCTCAAGGCCGTACTCGAACAGATACCCAAGAATGCCCACCCCATGGACGTGATGCGAACCGGCGCTTCGATGCTGGGTAACCTCGAGACCGAGGAGAGCTTCGACGAGCAGCAGGACGTCTCCGATCGCCTGCTTGCCGTGCTGCCCTCGATCATCTGCTACTGGTATCGCTATAGCCACGATGGCGTGCGCATCGAGACCGAGACCGACGACGAGTCAGTGGGTGCTCACTTCCTACACTTGCTGCGCGGCGAGGCGCCTTCCGAGCTACATGCCCGGGTCATGAACGTCTCGCTGATCCTGTATGCCGAGCATGAGTTCAACGCCTCGACCTTCACCGCTCGCGTATGTGCCTCGACGCTCTCCGACATGCACTCCTGCGTGACCGGTGCCATCGGCTCGTTGCGCGGTCCGCTGCATGGCGGTGCCAACGAGGCGGCCATGGACATGATCGAGAACTGGACGTCGCCGGAAGAGGCCGAGCGCGAGATCATGGGCATGCTCGAGCGCAAGGAGAAGATCATGGGCTTCGGACATGCGATCTATCGCGAGTCCGACCCGCGCAACGCGATCATCAAGCAGTGGTCCCAGAAGCTGGCCGAGGACGTGGGCGACACGGTCCTGTACCCGGTTTCCGAGCGCGTCGAGGAGGTCATGTGGCGCGAGAAGAAACTCTTCTGCAATGCCGATTTTTTCCACGCCAGCGCCTATTACTTCATGGACATTCCCACCAAGCTTTTCACGCCGATCTTCGTCTGTTCGCGCGTCACCGGCTGGTGTGCCCATGTCTTCGAGCAGCGTGCCAACAACCGTATCATTCGCCCTAGTGCCGACTACATTGGTCCAGAGAAGAGCGAGTGGGTGCCGATCGAGGAGCGCGACTGA